A single window of Aspergillus flavus chromosome 4, complete sequence DNA harbors:
- a CDS encoding synaptic vesicle transporter (MFS multidrug transporter, putative), with protein MQDNHLRRSSDAARTLSGSGQDTDYLDLPVRQVTRDANLEEYTTETAAGQIIKPVRSAASGKMEDWKLVTFTIDDPENPKNWSKAFKWYCTMVVAFTCFVVAFASSVITADIEGPAEEFGVSREVSLVVVTVFVIGFGVGPMAFAPMSEMFGRRPVYALTLLIAVIFIIPCAVSKNIGTLIVCRAIDGIAFSAPMTLVGGTLADLWKNEERGVPMAAFSASPFLGPAIGPLAGGYLADAAGWRWLYWLMLILAFVAWVLITFTVPETYAPTILKRRAKKLRKTQNDSKYVTETELDSRPLGEKLRIFFFRPFQLLFLEPIVLFISIYMSVLYGLLYMFFVAYPIVYQGGKGWSAGSTGLMFIPLAIGVIMSAACSPFINKHYLSLYAKYGGKPPAEARLIPMMFSCWFIPIGLFIFAWTSYPQIHWFGPAVGGWPVGFGFIFLYNSANNYLVDTYQHQAASALAAKTFLRSIWGASTVLFTEQMYDRLGDQWASTLLAFIALACCAIPYVFYFKGESIRRFSRYAYNEDEENTGKVEKS; from the exons ATGCAAGACAATCACTTACGACGCTCAAGCGATGCAGCTCGGACCCTCTCAGGGTCCGGGCAAGACACCGATTACTTGGATTTACCTGTACGCCAAGTCACCCGCGATGCCAATCTAGAAGAATACACAACAGAAACCGCTGCGGGTCAAATCATCAAGCCCGTTCGGTCTGCTGCTTCAGGGAAAATGGAGGATTGGAAGCTAGTAACATTTACTATCGACGACCCGGAAAATCCGAAGAATTGGTCCAAGGCGTTCAAATGGTATTGTACTATGGTGGTTGCTTTTACTTGCTTCGTCGTCGCATTCGCAAGTAGTGTTATTACGGCCGATATAGAAGGACCAGCTGAAGAGTTTGGTGTCTCTCGAGAAGTCAGTCTGGTTGTCGTCACGGTCTTTGTCATTGGTTTTGGTGTTG GTCCAATGGCGTTCGCACCCATGTCAGAGATGTTTGGCCGTAGACCGGTCTATGCCCTCACACTCCTCATAGCGGttatcttcatcattccttGTGCGGTGTCGAAGAATATCGGGACTCTCATCGTGTGCAGAGCAATTGACGGCATTGCTTTTAGCGCCCCGATGACTCTGGTTGGTGGTACTTTAGCGGATCTGTGGAAAAATGAAGAGCGTGGTGTCCCTATGGCGGCCTTCTCTGCAAGCCCCTTCCTTGGTCCGGCCATTGGTCCGCTCGCGGGTGGCTACCTGGCTGATGCGGCCGGGTGGAGATGGCTCTACTGGCTGATGTTGATCCTTGCATTCGTCGCCTGGGTGCTGATCACCTTCACTGTGCCCGAAACCTATGCTCCAACGATCCTGAAACGGAGAGCCAAGAAACTCAGGAAGACGCAGAACGACTCCAAGTACGTGACCGAAACGGAACTAGATTCTCGGCCGCTGGGTGAGAAACTGCGcatattcttcttccgccCGTTCCAGCTCTTGTTTCTGGAACCCATCGTCTTGTTCATCTCGATCTACATGTCCGTGCTGTATGGCCTGCTGTACATGTTCTTCGTTGC GTACCCAATCGTGTATCAAGGTGGAAAAGGCTGGAGTGCCGGATCGACTGGTCTTATGTTCATTCCCCTGGCCATCGGTGTCATCATGAGCGCGGCTTGCTCTCCATTTATCAACAAGCACTATCTATCGCTGTACGCAAAGTATGGCGGAAAGCCCCCAGCAGAGGCACGCCTGATCCCTATGATGTTCTCGTGCTGGTTTATTCCTATTGGACTTTTTATCTTCGCATGGACATCGTACCCGCAGATCCACTGGTTCGGACCTGCCGTCGGTGGCTGGCCGGTAGGTTTCGGCTTTATTTTCCTGTACAACTCGGCGAACAACTACCTTG TCGATACGTACCAGCATCAAGCAGCATCTGCCCTTGCCGCAAAGACCTTTCTCCGGTCTATATGGGGAGCGTCCACAGTGCTCTTTACTGAGCAGATGTATGACCGATTGGGTGACCAATGGGCTAGTACATTACTGGCTTTCATTGCGTTGGCCTGCTGCGCCATTCCTTATGTTTTCTATTTCAAGGGCGAGTCTATTCGCCGCTTCTCGCGATATGCCTAcaacgaagatgaagagaataCCGGGAAGGTCGAGAAGAGCTAA